The proteins below are encoded in one region of bacterium:
- the prfA gene encoding peptide chain release factor 1 has translation MSINLEELKSRMTEIELKLASVLSDEERKSLLQEYKKIQPLVEKLEEKYRIEKELKDTEEVLKEEEDENLKEYLDSERKGLSERLRELELEIKKLLLPEDPDDPKTAIVEIRAGTGGDEAALFAADLFKMYLRYAEKKHFKVSVIDSHPTPLGGYKEISFIVEGPYAYRLLKYESGVHRVQRIPITETGGRIHTSTASVVVLPEVEEAEVEIDPEDLRIDTFRAGGPGGQYVNMTDSAVRITHIPTGIVVVCQDERSQHKNKAKALRLLRAKLKDLEQKKMEEELRMKRKSYIGTGDRSEKIRTYNFPQNRVTDHRIDLTIYRLDDILNGDLDLIIDKLLEAEEKAKLEAQGTL, from the coding sequence ATGAGTATTAATCTTGAAGAATTAAAGAGCAGAATGACAGAGATAGAGCTTAAACTGGCGTCCGTTCTTTCTGATGAGGAAAGAAAGAGTTTGCTTCAAGAGTACAAAAAGATTCAGCCATTGGTTGAAAAACTTGAGGAGAAATACAGAATAGAAAAGGAACTAAAGGATACAGAAGAAGTTTTGAAAGAAGAAGAGGATGAGAACTTAAAGGAGTATCTCGATTCTGAAAGGAAAGGACTTTCTGAGCGCTTGAGGGAGTTAGAACTTGAAATTAAGAAACTTCTTTTACCCGAAGACCCGGATGATCCTAAGACCGCGATAGTAGAGATAAGGGCGGGAACGGGAGGAGATGAGGCGGCACTTTTCGCAGCAGATCTCTTTAAGATGTACTTGAGGTATGCAGAAAAGAAGCATTTCAAAGTTTCAGTTATTGACTCTCATCCTACTCCCTTGGGCGGATATAAAGAAATTTCCTTTATTGTAGAAGGACCTTATGCCTACAGGCTATTGAAATACGAATCGGGAGTTCACAGGGTGCAGAGAATTCCCATTACAGAGACTGGTGGAAGAATTCACACGTCTACAGCCAGCGTTGTGGTTTTACCGGAAGTAGAAGAAGCGGAAGTTGAAATTGATCCTGAGGATTTGAGGATCGATACCTTCCGGGCTGGTGGTCCTGGTGGACAGTACGTAAATATGACAGATTCTGCAGTCCGTATCACCCATATACCTACAGGGATAGTGGTGGTGTGTCAGGATGAAAGGTCGCAGCACAAAAATAAGGCAAAGGCGTTGAGATTGCTCAGGGCCAAGTTAAAGGATCTGGAACAGAAGAAGATGGAAGAGGAGTTGAGGATGAAAAGAAAGAGTTACATAGGCACAGGTGACAGAAGTGAAAAGATCAGAACCTATAATTTTCCGCAGAACAGAGTTACCGACCATAGGATTGATCTCACCATTTACAGGCTGGATGACATTTTGAATGGGGATCTTGATCTGATTATTGATAAGCTCCTTGAAGCAGAGGAAAAAGCAAAGCTTGAAGCTCAGGGAACTTTATAA
- the pgeF gene encoding peptidoglycan editing factor PgeF, translating to MRRIWQLKNLSRELYLQFLMEKPFVIYFSTKMIDDIHRSLNLVPYVELKQIHSKTIWKVDSPLPPEELSGDGLMTSKPGLYLVIKVADCYPLFIVDPLNIACGVFHVGWRGLKEGIVEEAVLKFKEYFHSQPENLIAVFGPGIRGEYYEVGEEFKDYFPGNILEKDCRYYLDIFQVAVSKLKRQGVKEIYGPPADTYSNPDLFHSKRREVELKGLNRAIIGIEKDLSLGTLIEDSPYNL from the coding sequence ATGCGAAGGATTTGGCAGCTCAAAAATCTATCCAGGGAGCTCTACCTTCAATTTCTGATGGAGAAACCCTTTGTGATTTATTTTTCAACAAAAATGATAGATGATATTCACCGCTCTCTAAATCTTGTTCCGTATGTTGAACTTAAGCAAATTCATTCAAAGACCATATGGAAAGTAGACTCTCCATTACCTCCGGAAGAGCTATCAGGGGATGGCCTTATGACATCTAAACCGGGGCTCTATCTTGTTATTAAAGTCGCGGACTGCTACCCGCTTTTTATCGTAGATCCTCTGAATATTGCTTGCGGGGTCTTCCACGTGGGTTGGCGAGGTTTAAAGGAGGGAATTGTAGAGGAAGCGGTGTTGAAATTTAAGGAATACTTTCACAGTCAACCTGAGAACCTTATTGCCGTTTTTGGACCGGGTATTAGAGGTGAATATTACGAAGTTGGTGAAGAATTCAAGGATTACTTTCCAGGAAATATTTTAGAGAAAGATTGCCGATATTATCTGGACATTTTTCAGGTTGCTGTTTCAAAACTGAAGAGGCAGGGGGTCAAGGAGATTTACGGACCTCCTGCAGACACATATTCCAATCCTGACTTGTTTCATTCAAAAAGAAGAGAGGTGGAATTAAAGGGGTTGAATAGGGCAATTATAGGAATTGAAAAAGATCTCAGCTTAGGAACCCTTATTGAGGACTCTCCTTACAATCTTTAG
- a CDS encoding HemK/PrmC family methyltransferase produces the protein MKLRELYNYLVELISQVSSDAKAEARWIVEEIFCNKFDFLIVENPEAERFLPRINDIIEKRVKMRIPLQYIFKKAFFFGFELFVDERVLIPRYDTEVIAEYVLSVFKGKATSWLDLGTGSGAIALVLGKYLGDFGVASDFSMDALYVAKRNLRKYGIEIPLVRGDLLSAFKQSSFELIVTNPPYIPYQERMNLIPEVLYEPESALFGGESGYEITEKIIIESLRVLVPGGSIIIETSPMCFESLKEGGWRNFFILFKKIYDLGGELRGVHLIKKS, from the coding sequence TTGAAGCTCAGGGAACTTTATAACTATTTAGTTGAACTTATTTCCCAGGTATCCTCTGATGCAAAGGCGGAAGCGAGGTGGATAGTTGAAGAAATTTTTTGTAACAAATTTGATTTTTTGATTGTGGAAAACCCTGAAGCTGAGAGGTTTTTACCCAGAATAAATGACATTATTGAAAAAAGGGTCAAGATGCGGATTCCCCTACAATATATTTTCAAGAAGGCTTTTTTCTTTGGATTTGAGCTTTTCGTTGACGAAAGGGTATTAATTCCAAGATATGATACAGAAGTTATAGCTGAATACGTTTTAAGCGTTTTTAAAGGTAAGGCTACAAGCTGGCTAGACCTCGGGACGGGAAGTGGTGCAATAGCTCTTGTTCTGGGAAAATACCTTGGGGACTTTGGGGTTGCTTCTGATTTTTCCATGGATGCCTTATATGTTGCCAAAAGAAATCTGAGGAAATACGGTATCGAGATTCCATTGGTTAGGGGAGATTTGCTTTCCGCTTTTAAACAATCAAGCTTTGAACTAATAGTGACAAATCCTCCTTACATTCCCTACCAAGAACGCATGAATCTAATTCCCGAAGTCCTCTACGAGCCAGAATCTGCCCTTTTTGGAGGCGAGTCTGGTTACGAAATCACAGAAAAGATAATAATTGAATCTTTGAGGGTTTTAGTTCCTGGTGGAAGCATTATAATTGAGACATCGCCGATGTGTTTTGAAAGTTTGAAGGAAGGTGGGTGGAGGAATTTTTTTATTTTATTTAAAAAGATATATGATCTTGGTGGTGAATTAAGGGGGGTTCACCTTATCAAAAAATCCTGA